A DNA window from Microcystis aeruginosa NIES-843 contains the following coding sequences:
- a CDS encoding retron system putative HNH endonuclease, translated as MERASYSDWQPDFRNLGGKLKEILIKALMTEQGEICCYCESRLVYGECHIEHFKPQSDPTVDPLDYANLLCSCQANLTPSEPRHCGNLKNNWFDENLLISPLNPDCESHFAFNYDGTIKPAQEDDQKAINTIEKLGLNLNKLKALRKAAIDPFLDEEIDNAQLKVFVNGYLCLDDQQRYTPFWTTIKYLFSDLIE; from the coding sequence AGCCCGACTTTAGAAATTTAGGGGGAAAACTAAAAGAAATACTAATTAAAGCGTTGATGACAGAACAGGGGGAAATATGTTGTTATTGTGAAAGTCGATTGGTTTATGGTGAATGCCATATAGAACATTTTAAACCTCAGAGTGATCCCACTGTTGATCCCTTAGATTATGCCAATTTGCTATGTTCCTGTCAGGCAAATCTTACGCCTAGTGAACCTCGGCACTGTGGTAATCTAAAAAATAACTGGTTTGATGAAAATCTCTTAATCTCTCCACTTAATCCCGATTGTGAGTCTCACTTTGCCTTTAACTATGATGGTACAATTAAACCCGCACAAGAAGATGATCAAAAAGCAATTAATACTATCGAAAAGTTGGGATTAAACCTCAATAAACTCAAGGCACTTCGTAAGGCAGCCATCGATCCTTTTTTGGATGAGGAGATAGATAATGCTCAATTAAAAGTTTTTGTCAATGGATATTTATGCTTAGATGATCAACAAAGATACACTCCTTTCTGGACAACAATCAAATATCTGTTCAGCGATTTAATTGAATAA
- a CDS encoding phasin family protein has product MANLGDLVKKAVYLGVGIATYAAEKAEVNLQELRNQAQKLADEMISRGEMTTEEARKYVDELVKQAQQQTVAGNESNIPHEPRRIEIIEDEEDTKAADPKVDELRQQVERLQEELRKLQRD; this is encoded by the coding sequence ATGGCGAACTTAGGTGATTTAGTCAAAAAAGCAGTTTATTTGGGCGTAGGCATTGCTACTTATGCCGCCGAAAAAGCTGAAGTAAATTTACAAGAATTAAGAAATCAAGCCCAAAAATTAGCCGATGAAATGATTTCTCGCGGCGAAATGACGACAGAAGAAGCGCGCAAATACGTTGATGAGTTGGTGAAACAGGCACAACAGCAAACGGTGGCAGGTAACGAATCTAATATTCCCCATGAACCCCGACGGATAGAAATTATTGAAGATGAGGAGGACACCAAAGCAGCCGATCCAAAAGTAGATGAATTGCGGCAACAGGTGGAACGTCTTCAGGAGGAATTACGGAAACTGCAACGGGATTAA
- the hemB gene encoding porphobilinogen synthase: MFPIHRPRRLRQTPQMRRLVSETVLTANDFIYPLFATAGEGIAREVKSMPGVYQLSIDKIVDEAKEVRDLGIPAIILFGLPESKDTEATGAWHDHGIVQKAATAIKEAVPDLLIVADTCLCEYTNHGHCGYLQTGDLTGRVLNDPTLGLLQKTAVSQVKAGVDIIAPSGMMDGFVQAIRQGLDEAGYSDTPILSYTAKYASAYYGPFRDAADSTPQFGDRRTYQMDPGNAREALKEVELDVLEGADMLMVKPALSYLDIIWRIKEMTNLPVAAYNVSGEYSMIKAAALNGWIDEKRVTLETLTSFKRAGADIILTYHAKDAVRWLAEG, encoded by the coding sequence ATGTTTCCTATTCATCGCCCCCGTCGTCTGCGTCAAACCCCTCAAATGCGCCGTCTGGTGAGTGAAACCGTCTTGACAGCCAATGACTTTATCTATCCCCTTTTCGCCACGGCGGGGGAAGGTATTGCCCGAGAAGTCAAATCGATGCCGGGGGTGTACCAATTATCAATCGATAAAATTGTTGACGAAGCCAAGGAAGTGCGGGATTTAGGAATCCCAGCGATTATTTTATTCGGGCTGCCGGAAAGTAAAGACACAGAGGCGACGGGAGCATGGCACGATCATGGTATTGTCCAAAAAGCGGCCACAGCAATTAAAGAGGCAGTTCCCGATCTACTCATTGTCGCTGATACTTGTTTGTGTGAATATACTAACCACGGTCATTGTGGTTATCTACAAACGGGAGATTTAACCGGCAGGGTGTTAAACGATCCCACTCTGGGATTATTGCAAAAAACCGCCGTTTCCCAGGTAAAAGCGGGAGTGGATATCATTGCACCGTCGGGAATGATGGATGGTTTTGTGCAGGCAATTCGTCAAGGATTGGATGAGGCCGGTTATAGTGATACACCGATTCTTTCCTATACGGCTAAATATGCCTCTGCCTATTATGGGCCGTTTCGGGATGCCGCCGATTCTACCCCCCAATTCGGCGATCGCAGAACCTACCAAATGGATCCGGGTAATGCCAGGGAAGCTTTAAAAGAGGTGGAATTAGACGTATTAGAGGGAGCAGATATGTTAATGGTAAAACCTGCCCTGTCTTACCTGGATATTATCTGGAGAATCAAGGAAATGACTAATTTACCCGTGGCTGCCTACAATGTATCGGGGGAATATTCAATGATTAAAGCGGCGGCGTTAAATGGCTGGATTGACGAAAAACGAGTGACTTTAGAGACTTTAACCAGCTTTAAACGGGCGGGTGCCGATATTATCTTAACCTACCACGCTAAGGATGCCGTGCGCTGGTTAGCAGAGGGTTAA